Proteins encoded by one window of Nicotiana tabacum cultivar K326 chromosome 10, ASM71507v2, whole genome shotgun sequence:
- the LOC107810314 gene encoding serine/threonine-protein kinase SAPK7, translating to MENYELVKEIGSGNFGVARLMRHKQTKELVAMKYIERGHKIDENVAREIINHKSLRHPNIIRFKEVVLTPTHLAIVMEYAAGGELFERICNAGRFSEDEARYFFQQLISGVCYCHNMQICHRDLKLENTLLDGSPAPRLKICDFGYSKSSLLHSRPKSTVGTPAYIAPEVLSRREYDGKLADVWSCGVTLYVMLVGAYPFEDQEDPKNFRKTIQRIMLVQYKIPDYVHISQDCRHLLSRIFVANPARRITIKEIKTHPWFLKNLPRELTEAAQLAYYRKENPTFSLQSAEMIMKIVEEAKTPAPASRSTGGFGWVGEEEEEELNEEDVEEEDDEEDEYEKQVKQVHESGEFHVI from the exons ATGGAGAATTACGAGCTGGTGAAAGAAATAGGGTCTGGGAATTTTGGAGTGGCGAGGCTCATGAGGCACAAGCAGACCAAAGAGCTGGTGGCTATGAAATATATTGAGAGGGGACACAAG ATTGATGAGAATGTAGCAAGGGAGATCATAAATCATAAATCGCTTCGACATCCAAACATAATTCGGTTCAAGGAG GTGGTATTAACCCCCACTCATCTTGCTATTGTAATGGAATATGCAGCTGGTGGAGAGCTGTTTGAGCGCATTTGCAATGCCGGAAGGTTCAGTGAAGATGAG GCTAGATATTTCTTCCAGCAGCTTATTTCAGGAGTCTGCTACTGTCACAACATG CAAATATGCCATCGAGATTTAAAACTGGAGAATACTCTACTGGATGGCAGTCCAGCACCACGCTTGAAGATTTGTGATTTTGGATACTCAAAG TCGTCTCTGCTGCATTCGAGGCCAAAATCAACTGTTGGAACTCCCGCTTATATTGCTCCCGAAGTTCTATCTAGAAGAGAATATGACGGCAAG CTGGCTGATGTTTGGTCATGTGGAGTGACACTTTATGTAATGCTGGTTGGTGCGTACCCTTTTGAAGACCAGGAGGATCCGAAGAACTTCCGGAAAACTATCCAA CGGATAATGTTGGTGCAGTATAAGATTCCCGACTATGTTCACATATCACAGGACTGTAGGCACCTTCTCTCTCGCATATTTGTTGCCAATCCAGCAAGA AGAATTACAATCAAAGAAATAAAAACCCACCCGTGGTTTTTGAAGAATTTGCCTAGGGAATTAACAGAAGCAGCACAGCTTGCTTATTACAGAAAAGAAAATCCAACCTTTTCCCTTCAGAGTGCGGAGATGATCATGAAAATTGTGGAAGAGGCAAAGACCCCTGCTCCAGCTTCCCGTTCAACTGGAGGTTTTGGCTGGGTAGgtgaagaggaggaagaagaattGAACGAAGAAGATGTAGAAGAAGAggacgacgaagaagatgaaTATGAAAAGCAAGTGAAGCAGGTACATGAAAGCGGAGAATTTCATGTCATCTAA